The following proteins come from a genomic window of Ammospiza nelsoni isolate bAmmNel1 chromosome 6, bAmmNel1.pri, whole genome shotgun sequence:
- the GJD2 gene encoding gap junction delta-2 protein encodes MGEWTILERLLEAAVQQHSTMIGRILLTVVVIFRILIVAIVGETVYDDEQTMFVCNTLQPGCNQACYDQAFPISHIRYWVFQIIMVCTPSLCFITYSVHQSAKQRERRYSTVFLTLERDQDSMKREDSKKIKNTIVNGVLQNTENSTKEAEPDCLEVKEIPNPAIRTTKSKMRRQEGISRFYIIQVVFRNALEIGFLVGQYFLYGFNVPSMYECDRYPCIKEVECYVSRPTEKTVFLVFMFAVSGICVVLNLAELNHLGWRKIKMAVRGVQAKRKSIYEIRNKDLPRMSMPNFGRTQSSDSAYV; translated from the exons ATGGGGGAATGGACTATTCTAGAGAGGCTACTGGAAGCTGCCGTGCAGCAGCATTCTACTATGATAGGGAG GATCCTGCTGACCGTGGTGGTGATCTTCAGAATTCTCATTGTGGCCATTGTAGGGGAGACGGTGTACGATGACGAGCAAACGATGTTTGTCTGTAACAcgctgcagccaggctgcaaCCAGGCTTGTTATGACCAGGCTTTCCCCATTTCTCACATAAGGTACTGGGTGTTCCAGATCATCATGGTGTGCACTCCCAGCCTGTGCTTCATAACGTACTCCGTTCACCAGTCTGCTAAACAAAGGGAACGGAGGTACTCCACTGTCTTCCTTACCTTGGAAAGGGACCAGGATTCAATGAAGCGTGAGGACAGTAAGAAAATCAAGAACACGATTGTCAATGGGGTGCTGCAAAACACTGAGAACTCCACCAAAGAGGCAGAACCAGACTGCTTAGAAGTGAAGGAAATCCCCAATCCTGCTATCAGAACTACAAAATCAAAGATGAGGAGGCAAGAAGGCATTTCTCGATTTTATATCATCCAAGTGGTCTTTCGAAATGCCCTAGAGATTGGATTCTTAGTGGGACAGTATTTTCTGTACGGATTCAATGTCCCTTCCATGTACGAATGTGACAGATACCCTTGCATTAAAGAAGTAGAGTGCTATGTTTCTAGACCCACTGAGAAGACTGTATTCTTGGTATTCATGTTTGCTGTCAGTGGGATTTGTGTGGTGCTTAATTTGGCAGAACTGAACCACTTGGGCTGGAGAAAGATCAAAATGGCAGTGAGAGGAGTACAGGCAAAAAGGAAATCCATATATGAAATCAGAAATAAGGACCTGCCAAGAATGAGCATGCCTAACTTCGGCAGGACTCAGTCAAGTGACTCAGCTTATGTGTGA